The genomic stretch CCTCCGGGGACTATACCCTCTTCTGAAGCGGCTTTTGTCGCGTGGAGAGCGTCTTCGACTCTCGCTTTTTTCTCCTTCATCTCTACTTCGGTAGCGGCGCCAACGTTTATAACGGCAACGCCTCCTGCGAGTTTAGCGAGTCTCTCCTGAAGTTTTTCCTTGTCGTAGTCGGATTTTGTCTCTTCAATCTGTTTCCTTATCTGGGAGATTCTGTCTTTTATAGCCTTTTCAGAGCCGTAGCCTTTTATTATGGTTGTGTTGTCCTTGTCTATTTTGACTGTTTCGCATGTTCCGAGATCGGACAAGAGTGTGTTTTCGAGTTTCATCCCGGCGTCTTCCGAAATCACTTTTCCACCTGTGAGTATGGCGATATCTTCGAGCATTGCCTTTCTCCTGTCGCCGTAGCCTGGGGCTTTAACCGTGGCGACTTTGAGAATGCCGCGGATCTTGTTGACGACCAATGTCGCGAGTGCTTCGCCTTCGACGTCTTCGGAGATGATGAGTAATGGTTTTCCCTGTTGGGCAGTTTTCTCGAGTAGAGGAAGCAGGTCTTTCATCCCGGAAATTTTTTTGTCGTAGATCAGAATAGCAGGTTTATCGAGAACAGCTTCCATTTTTTCAGAGTCTGTAATGAAATATGGGGATATGTAACCTCTGTCAAACTGCATACCTTCAACAATCTCGAGTTCCATTTCAAGACCTTTGCCCTCTTCGACTGTTATGACGCCGTCTTTACCTGCTTTGTCCATCGCGTCAGCTATTATATTGCCGATTTCAGTGTCATTGTTGGCGGATATTCTTCCGACCTGGGCGATTTCCTCTTTACCCTTTATGGGATTTGACATTGTCTTGAGATTTTCAACTATTGAAGCCACCGCCTTTTCGACGCCTCTTTTCAGAGCCATGGGGTTGGCTCCTGCGGTGACATTTTTTCTGCCTTCTTTGTATATGGCTTCGGCGAGTACTGTAGCTGTAGTAGTTCCATCGCCGGCTACGTCCGAAGTCTTAGAGGCCACTTCTCTGACCATCTGAGCTCCCATGTTCTCGAAGGAATCCTCTAGTTCGATTTCTTTGGCTACTGTAACACCGTCTTTTGTCACAAGAGGAGAGCCGAACTTTCTGTCTATGAGAACATTTCTTCCCTTGGGCCCCAAAGTGGCTTTTACCGCTTTGGAGAGTTTTTCGACACCTCTTGCTATTGAGTCTCTTCCTTCTTCGCCGAAGAATATTTCTTTAGCTGCCATTCTTTGCCTCCGTTATTCTTGAATTATAGCCAGGATTTCGTCTTCGTTCAGTATGAGATAATCTTTGTCGTCGACGGATATTTCCGTGCCTGCGTATTTTCCGAAAAGGATAGTGTCTCCTTCCTTGACAGGCATCGGATCCTCGTCCTTTTTGGGCTGGGCGACAGAGACTATTTTCCCTTTTTGAGGTTTTTCTTTAGCCGTGTCGGGGATAATTATTCCGCCTTTTTTTACTTCCGGTTCCTCGGATCTTTCCACTATCACTTTTCTGTTCACTGGGACCAACTTAACCGCCATAGATATGACCTCCTTTTGATGTAATATTAAGTTGAACTTATTGTGCTTTAAGTCTAA from candidate division WOR-3 bacterium encodes the following:
- the groL gene encoding chaperonin GroEL (60 kDa chaperone family; promotes refolding of misfolded polypeptides especially under stressful conditions; forms two stacked rings of heptamers to form a barrel-shaped 14mer; ends can be capped by GroES; misfolded proteins enter the barrel where they are refolded when GroES binds); protein product: MAAKEIFFGEEGRDSIARGVEKLSKAVKATLGPKGRNVLIDRKFGSPLVTKDGVTVAKEIELEDSFENMGAQMVREVASKTSDVAGDGTTTATVLAEAIYKEGRKNVTAGANPMALKRGVEKAVASIVENLKTMSNPIKGKEEIAQVGRISANNDTEIGNIIADAMDKAGKDGVITVEEGKGLEMELEIVEGMQFDRGYISPYFITDSEKMEAVLDKPAILIYDKKISGMKDLLPLLEKTAQQGKPLLIISEDVEGEALATLVVNKIRGILKVATVKAPGYGDRRKAMLEDIAILTGGKVISEDAGMKLENTLLSDLGTCETVKIDKDNTTIIKGYGSEKAIKDRISQIRKQIEETKSDYDKEKLQERLAKLAGGVAVINVGAATEVEMKEKKARVEDALHATKAASEEGIVPGGGVALIRSLPALEKLLSSTDLDTDERTGVELIKKAIEAPLKQIAINAGWEGAIVVEKVKDSKEKSFGFDADKCEYVDLIKAGIIDPTKVVRSAIQNASSVASLLITTEAMITEKPEKEKTPPMPPGGMGDMY
- a CDS encoding co-chaperone GroES, which produces MAVKLVPVNRKVIVERSEEPEVKKGGIIIPDTAKEKPQKGKIVSVAQPKKDEDPMPVKEGDTILFGKYAGTEISVDDKDYLILNEDEILAIIQE